In one window of Macaca thibetana thibetana isolate TM-01 chromosome 5, ASM2454274v1, whole genome shotgun sequence DNA:
- the TNIP2 gene encoding TNFAIP3-interacting protein 2, with amino-acid sequence MSRDPGSGGWEGTPRAAAALCTLYHEAGQRLRRLQDQLAARDALIARLRARLAALEGDTAPSLVDALLEQVARFREQLRRQEGGAAEAQMRQEIERLTERLEEKEREMQQLLSQPQHEREKEVVLLRRSMAEGERARAASDVLCRSLANETHQLRRTLTATAHMCQHLAKCLDERQHAHRNVGERSPDQSEHTGGHTSVQSVIEKLQEENRLLKQKVTHVEDLNAKWQRYDASRDEYVRGLHAQLRGLQTPHEPELMRKEISRLNRQLEEKINDCAEVKQELAASRTARDAALERVQMLEQQILAYKDDFMSERADRERAQSRIQELEERVSSLLHQVSWRQDSQEPDACRIHAGSKAAKYLATDALELMVPGGWRPGTGAQQLEPPAEGGHPGMAQRGQGDLQCPHCLECFSDEQGEELLRHVAECCQ; translated from the exons ATGTCCCGGGACCCGGGGTCGGGCGGCTGGGAGGGGACCCCGCGCGCAGCCGCCGCGCTCTGCACCCTGTACCACGAGGCCGGACAGCGGCTGCGCCGCCTGCAGGACCAGCTGGCCGCCCGCGACGCCCTCATCGCTCGCCTCCGCGCCCGCCTGGCCGCGCTGGAGGGGGACACCGCGCCGTCCCTGGTGGACGCGCTGCTGGAGCAGGTTGCGCGCTTCCGGGAGCAGCTTCGGCGGCAGGAGGGCGGCGCCGCAGAGGCCCAGATGCGCCAG GAAATTGAGAGGCTGACTGAACGactagaagaaaaagagagggagatgcAGCAGCTACTGAGCCAGCCCCAGCACGAGCGAGAGAAGGAAGTCGTCCTGCTACGGAGGAGCATGGCGGAAGGGGAGCGCGCCCGGGCCGCCAGTGATGTCCTGTGCCGCTCCTTGGCCAACGAGACCCATCAGCTACGGAGGACGCTGACCGCCACTGCCCACATGTGTCAGCATCTGGCCAAGTGTCTGGATGAACGACAGCATGCACACAGGAATGTGGGGGAGAGAAGTCCTGACCAG TCAGAACATACAGGTGGGCACACCTCTGTCCAGAGTGTTATTGAGAAGTTGCAGGAAGAAAATCGACTGTTAAAACAGAAGGTGACTCAC GTTGAAGACCTCAATGCCAAGTGGCAGCGCTACGACGCCAGCAGGGACGAATATGTGAGGGGGCTCCATGCGCAGCTCAGGGGGCTGCAGACCCCACATGAGCCCGAGCTGATGAGGAAGGAGATCTCCCGGCTCAACAGACaattggaagagaaaataaacGACTGTGCAGAAGTGAAGCAAGAGCTGGCGGCCTCCAGGACGGCCCGGGATGCTGCACTGGAGCGGGTGCAGATGCTGGAACAGCAG ATTCTCGCTTACAAGGATGACTTCATGTCAGAAAGGGCCGATCGGGAACGGGCTCAAAGTAGGATTCAAGAACTGGAGGAGAGGGTCAGCTCTCTGCTGCACCAGGTGTCCTGGAGACAG GATTCTCAGGAGCCAGACGCCTGCCGGATCCATGCTGGAAGCAAAGCTGCCAAGTACTTGGCCACCGATGCATTGGAGCTTATGGTGCCTGGTGGCTGGAGGCCTGGGACTGGGGCCCAGCAGTTGGAACCCCCTGCAGAGGGCGGGCATCCTGGCATGGCCCAGAGAGGCCAGGGGGACCTTCAGTGCCCTCACTGCCTGGAGTGCTTCAGTGACGAGCAAGGTGAAGAGCTCCTCAGGCATGTGGCTGAGTGCTGCCAGTGA